A DNA window from Motacilla alba alba isolate MOTALB_02 chromosome 28, Motacilla_alba_V1.0_pri, whole genome shotgun sequence contains the following coding sequences:
- the MAP2K2 gene encoding dual specificity mitogen-activated protein kinase kinase 2, producing the protein MPAKRKPVLPALNIAPSAAEGPSPDGSAEANLVDLQKKLEELELDEQQKKRLEAFLTQKAKVGELKDDDFERISELGAGNGGVVTKVQHKPSGLVMARKLIHLEIKPAIRNQIIRELQVLHECNSPYIVGFYGAFYSDGEISICMEHMDGGSLDQVLKEAKRIPEEILGKVSIAVLRGLAYLREKHQIMHRDVKPSNILVNSRGEIKLCDFGVSGQLIDSMANSFVGTRSYMSPERLQGTHYSVQSDIWSMGLSLVELSIGRYPIPPPDSKELEAIFGRPVVDGAEGESPSISPRARPPGRPVSGHGMDTRPAMAIFELLDYIVNEPPPKLPSGVFTQDFQEFVNKCLIKNPAERADLKMLMVSGERIFLLPWGGTSSASCCPIPPAPEAGSSQAELGMRQRRD; encoded by the exons atGCCGGCCAAGAGGAAGCCGGTGCTGCCCGCCCTCAACATCGCCCCCAGCGCCGCCGAGGGGCCCAGCCCCGACGGCTCCGCAGA ggCTAACCTGGTGGACCTGCAGaagaagctggaggagctggagctggatgagcagcagaagaagcGCCTGGAAGCTTTCCTGACCCAGAAGGCCAAAGTGGGGGAGCTGAAGGACGATGACTTTGAGAGGATCTCCGAGCTGGGCGCTGGCAACGGCGGGGTGGTCACCAAAGTGCAGCACAAACCCTCAGGGCTCGTTATGGCCCGGAAG CTGATCCATTTGGAAATCAAACCAGCCATCAGGAACCAGATCATccgggagctgcaggtgctgcacgAGTGCAACTCCCCCTACATCGTGGGCTTCTACGGAGCCTTCTACAGCGACGGGGAGATCTCCATCTGCATGGAGCACATG GATGGTGGCTCTTTGGATCAAGTGCTGAAAGAAGCCAAAAGAATTCCTGAGGAAATCCTGGGCAAAGTCAGTATAGCG GTTCTGCGGGGCCTGGCCTATCTGCGGGAGAAGCACCAAATCATGCACAGAG ATGTGAAACCCTCCAACATCCTGGTGAATTCCCGAGGGGAGATCAAGCTCTGTGATTTCGGGGTCAGCGGGCAGCTCATTGACTCCATGGCCAACTCCTTTGTGGGAACTCGGTCCTACATGTCT CCCGAGCGCCTGCAGGGCACGCACTACTCGGTGCAGTCGGACATCTGGAGCATGGGGCTGTCCCTAGTGGAGCTGTCGATCGGAAGGTACCCAATCCCCCCGCCAGACTCCAAGGAACTGGAAGCAATTTTTGGCCGTCCTGTGGTGGACGGGGCGGAGGGAGAGTCCCCCAGCATCTcgccgcgggcccggcccccCGGACGCCCCGTCAGTG GCCACGGGATGGACACCAGGCCTGCCATGGCCATCTTTGAGCTGCTGGATTACATTGTTAACGAG CCACCTCCCAAGCTGCCAAGCGGAGTCTTCACGCAAGATTTCCAGGAGTTTGTAAATAAATG CTTAATTAAAAACCCAGCGGAACGAGCAGATCTGAAGATGCTGATGGTGAGTGGGGAGAGGAtttttctgctgccctggggtggcaccagctctgccagctgctgccccatccctcccGCTCCAGAGGCTGGCAGTTCCCAGGCTGAGCTCGGgatgaggcagaggagggacTGA
- the CREB3L3 gene encoding cyclic AMP-responsive element-binding protein 3-like protein 3: MASPSAMASSAGSLESLELLDLLFDLQDGILREVELGTPPGAWPQDRRAPDSNDFLSSVLGSGDSVSDSPSWSPATSDSGVSEDPPSDQQDSPPRSCDRGPREVLYPYTDPCRAQPLPAGSGVLQPEVSIDLDMWHPGFFLEESQDLPVIPPPASCALTVKDLLLSGSSDSQPQAPGSLLRPSQGHLQELVLTEDEKKLLLKEGVTLPTQLPLTKYEERVLKKIRRKIRNKQSAQESRKKKKEYIDGLESRMSACTAQNQELQRKVLHLEKQNSSLLEQLKKLQAMVVQSSNKAAQTGTCLAVLLLSFTLIVFPSISPFAPSKAEANGDFRPVRVFSRSLHNAAASRVVHTQPQAGEEKPPEPLWSQPLQETPETLHEAFQGTFPALPDKGSLQNDTRPSAAEGLSHEDGHHAEAVPGDGSVPHPGLASLAWSEPGHGRPAVLEPAEEL, from the exons ATGGCATCTCCCTCAG CCATGGCCTCCAGCGCGGGCAGCCTcgagagcctggagctgctggatctcCTCTTCGACCTCCAGGACGGGATCCTGCGCGAGGTGGAGCTGGGGACGCCGCCGGGAGCCTGGCCCCAGGACAGG CGTGCCCCGGACAGCAACGACTTCCTGAGCTCCGTCCTGGGCTCCGGGGACTCGGTGTCGGACTCGCCCAGCTGGTCCCCGGCCACCAGTGACAGCGGGGTGTCCGAGGACCCCCCCTCTGACCAGCAGGACAGCCCTCCCCGCAGCTGTGACAGGGGTCCCCGAGAGGTCCTGTACCCCTACACCGACCCCTGCCGGGCCCAGCCCCTCCCGGCGGGGTCTGGGGTCCTGCAGCCCGAGGTCTCCATCGACCTGG ACATGTGGCACCCTGGGTTCTTCCTGGAGGAGAGCCAGGACCTGCCCGTGATCCCCCCGCCTGCATCCTGTGCCCTCACCGTCAAGGACCTGCTGCTATCGGGCAGCTCTGACAGC cagccacaggctcctggctccctgctccggcccagccagggccacttgcaggagctggtgctgacGGAGGATGagaagaagctgctgctgaaggaggggGTGACCCTGCCCACGCAGCTGCCCCTCACCAAG TACGAGGAGCGGGTGCTGAAGAAGATCCGGAGGAAGATCCGGAACAAGCAGTCGGCTCAGGAGAGCCgcaagaagaagaaggaataCATCGATGGGCTGGAGAGCAG GATGTCGGCGTGCACGGCTCAgaaccaggagctgcagaggaaagtCCTGCACCTGGAGAAGCAGAACTC atccctcctggagcagctgaagaagcTCCAGGCCATGGTGGTTCAGTCAAGCaacaaagcagcacagacaggaacCTGCCTGGCG gtcctgctgctctccttcacCCTCATTGTCTTCCCCTCCATCAGCCCCTTCGCCCCCAGCAAGGCCGAGGCAAACGGCGACTTCAGGCCCGTGCGAG TTTTCTCCAGGTCCCTGCACAacgccgccgcctcccgcgtGGTTCACACCCAGCCCCAGGCCGGGGAAGAGAAGCCCCCGGAGCCGCTGTGGTCGCAGCCCCTGCAGGAGACCCCCGAGACCCTGCACGAGGCTTTCCAGGGCACGTTCCCGGCCCTCCCGGACAAAGGCTCCCTCCAGAACGACACGCGGCCATCGGCCGCCGAGGGGCTGAGCCACGAGGACGGGCACCACGCCGAGGCCGTGCCAGGGGACGGCTCCGTGCCGCACCCGGGGCTGGCATCCCTGGCGTGGTCCGAGCCCGGGCACGGCCGGCCCGCGGTGCTGGAGCCGGCGGAGGAGCTttag
- the SIRT6 gene encoding NAD-dependent protein deacetylase sirtuin-6, with the protein MGLKPTGRLCSVTKARGLRACRGKLRDTILDWEDSLPDRDLTLADEACRKADLSVTLGTSLQIKPSGNLPLITKKRGGKLVIVNLQATKHDRQADLRIHGYVDEVMTKLMKHLGLEVPEWTGPVVVESAELAKAEQLQGRLKEEPLGQHNGTAGNAPPERRHGLKQERPSPDTTPVKKMKVEPLLT; encoded by the exons ATGGGGCTCAAGCCCACGGGCCGCCTCTGCAGCGTCACCAAggcccgggggctgcgggccTGCAG AGGGAAGTTACGAGACACTATTCTGGATTGGGAAGATTCCCTGCCCGACCGTGACCTGACGCTGGCAGATGAAGCCTGCAG gaaagCCGATCTCTCCGTCACCCTGGGGACCTCTCTGCAGATCAAACCCAGCGGGAACCTCCCGCTGATCACCAAGAAGAGAGGGGGGAAGTTGGTCATTGTCAACCTCCAAGCAACCAAACAC GACCGCCAGGCCGACCTGCGCATCCACGGCTACGTGGATGAGGTGATGACCAAGCTGATGAAGCAcctggggctggaggtgccCGAGTGGACGGGGCCGGTGGTGGTGGAGAGCGCCGAGCTGGCCAAGGccgagcagctgcaggggcGGCTGAAGGAGGagcccctggggcagcacaacGGCACCGCCGGGAACGCGCCGCCGGAGCGCCGCCACGGGCTCAAGCAGGAGCGGCCCAGCCCGGACACGACGCCCGTGAAGAAGATGAAGGTGGAGCCTCTCCTCACCTGA